In Arthrobacter sp. CJ23, the genomic window GGAACCAGCTGCAGCTGGTAGTCCTGCACCCAGATGGTGGCGCCCTCGGCTGCATGGCGTGCCACCGCCTCGGCGAACTTCCGGTTGACCCTGCGGTAGGAGTCCCACCAGGTCCGGTGGAACTCCGGCGGGGCAATCACATCGTGGTACAGGGGCCACAAGGTGGCATTCGAAAAGCCTTCGTAATACAGCTCAACATCGTCGGCGCTCAGCTGCACCGGGACAAGGTCCATGCCCTCGTGGCTGAACGGACGGACCGTCTCATCCGGGGCGCCATGCCAGCCCACCCACGCGCCCTCGGACTTGCCCATGAGGGGAGCGAGCGCCGCGACGAGCCCGCCGGGGGAGCGGCGCCAACCTGAACCGCCGTCGTCCGTGCCATCGCTGGTGAAGCGGTCAACGGGAAGCCTGTTCGAGACCACCATGAAGTCGAATTTCGTCCCCGCCGGGCGCCTTGCCGGAGCGGCCCTGACGCCGTCGTTTGTCTTGAGTTTGCCGCTTGCCGGTTCCTGCATTACTGCTCCCTGGGGTTGCTGTGACTCATATCCCACCCTACCGGCGGGAATCATCGGCGCCACTTGCTCGTTTCTCAGGCGGGATGGCAGGGCCCGCAGCCGGGCCACAGAACGCTCCCGTAAACTGGCCCCGTTGCCATAGCCACTATTACGACGTCGAATGACCCGAGGAACTGATGAGCCCCGCTAACGAACCACGCCTGTCCAAGGCCGAACGCACCGCCCAGGCCCGTGAACGGGCCCGCGAGATCCGCGAAGCGCAGCTGAAAAAGGACAAGCGCAACAAACTGCTCATCGCCTGGGGCATTGTGGTGGCCGTGGTGGCCATCATCGCCGTAGTGGCACTGGTGGTCACCACCAGCCTGCAGCAGAGCGCACCGGTTGCGGATGAAGGCCCGACGCCGGCCAACGGCAATGTGCACGGCGGCGTGACGCTGCTGGCCAACACCGAAGTGGTGAAGACCCAGTCGACCACGGTGAAGCTCGCCGACGTTCCTTCCGCTCCCGCGACGAAGCCGGCCACGGTCACGGCGCCCGGCGCCGAGGCCGAGGCGGGCAAGCCCGTCAAGGTGGTGGCCTACATCGACTTCATCTGCCCCGTCTGCAAGCGCTTTGAAACCACCTACGGCGAGACCCTGACCACGCTGCGCAACGAGGGCAAGATCTCCGTGGAATACCGTCCCCTCGGCTTCCTGGACAACCAGTCCAGCACCAACTACTCCTCCCGTGCGGCCAACGCGGCCGCCTGCGTGGTGAACACCTCTCCGGAGAAGTACGCCGACTTCTTCAACCTGCTCTTCGAACGCCAGCCCGCCGAAGGCAGTGCCGGCATCTCGGACAACGACCTCAAGAAGCTGGCCACCGATGCAGGCTCGGCCAGCATCGACTCCTGCATCGACACCAAGCAGTTCCGCCCCTACGTGAAGTACTCGACCCAGGAAGCCGCGGCAATCGGCATCACGGGCACGCCCACCGTCTTCATCGACGGCAAGCAGTGGGCCGGTACCACCGACCTGGCCGCGGATATCCAGACGGCCATCGACGCCAAGGGATAGCTTCCGCGGGTCTTTCCCGGTTCCGCTCGTGGGTTCGGGCCGTACACGCTGCTTCGACGCAGCGAGTGCGGCCCGAACCCGTTTGTCGGGCGTCCGCGGGGCCAGTGCGGGGCCGAAGTGCGCCGTCCCCGGCAGGCCGAATTTCCGTGCCGGGGACGGTCTGGGCTACCCTTATCTAGCGCTCGCGCGCACTGTTCCGGTCCGCCGGAACGCCAGCTCCGGTATGCCGGGGCGTGCCTCCTTAGCTCAGTTGGCCAGAGCACCGCTCTTGTAAAGCGGGGGTCGTCGGTTCGAATCCGACAGGGGGCTCCACACAAGGCCCTGAGCTGCGGTTTTAGTCTCGCAGCGCAGGGCCTTTTGCACTTGCGGCTTGCCGCCGCCAGCGGGCGGAGGCCCTTTGCAGTTCCGCGGTTACTGTCGGATTGCTGGTTGTCTCGCCCTGGTTAGTGAACGTGTGCGAGTCCCTGACCTTCAGCGCTCCGGACGTCCCCTTCTGTATCCTGAGCCGAGTACGTGTGGAGTGCGGCTTCACGGTCGTGACGGCGGCCCAGGACTGCGGTGGCGATTGCGTTGGCGCGGACGTTGGTGGCCGTGCGGCCCATGTCTGGCCCGGGCGACCTCAATGGCGGATTGTTCGACTTCAACGAACTCTGCGCATGACCAAGGGACGTAAGATGACTGGAACCCCGACTCGCCAAGCCGCGGCAGACGTTTTGCGCGCCTGGGCGCTCGACGAGAACCTCAAGAAGCTCGTGATGGGCTCGCCTTCCATGGCTTCACTCGCCGCCCATGTCGCTAAACGCTACTCCGGCGGCGAGTCCATTGAAGACGTCCTCGATTCTGCCCGGGCAAGCATGGCGCGCGGACATGCAGTCAGCATAGAATACGCGGGCGAGAGTGTTCGCGACGCGGAAGTTGCCAACGCGGAGACCGACATTTTCCTGCGGCTCATCGCTGAGCTCGCACAGTCAGGCATGGCCTGCACGGTCTCGGCGGACCTTTCCCACATCGGTGCAGTAGTTGACCGTGAACAAGGTCTTCGCAACGCGCGGCGTATCATTTCAGCGCTTGAGCCGCTTGGCATGACCTTCATGATCTCAGCGGAGGGTTCGGACCGGACTGACCTCGTGCTTGGTATCTACGAGGAGCTCGCGAACGCCCACGACAACGTCGGCATCACCATTCAGGCCCGCCTGCACAGAACCTCTGCCGACCTTGACCGGGTCCTGGCGCTGCCTGGCCCCATTCGGCTTGTGAAGGGCGCTTTCCTCGAACCGGAGGACATCGCCTATCCCAGAGGAAGCGTTGAACTACAAGAGGCCTACCTTGAGATGGCCCGCACGCTGATCGAAAGCGGTCATCGCGCCGCTATCGCGACCCATGACGCCGAACTTCTCGACAAGCTTTTCACTGCAGTCCCCGCGATTTACCATGCCGGCCATATTGAGTTCGAAATGCTCCTCGGTCTCGGAACCGAAACCCTTGACCGTCTACACTCCGAAGGCTTCGCGACGCGTGAGTACTCAATCTTTGGCGGCGAATGGTGGCTGTATGTCCTCAACCGCATCGCCGAACAACCGGACCGCGTCTTCGATGCCATCGTCGACCTTGGATCCTGGCGCCAATCGCCTCCGGATGATGGAGTTTAGTCGTGAGTGTGCACAGAGAGGGGCAGTAGCCCCACCTGAAGCAGCAGCAGACGTGAGCGGGCCGGCTTTGGGATGTCATGCCGATGAGTCCGGGAAGCCTCCTCGATGTCCACGCAGCCCACCGGCTCCGCGTGGACCGATATCGAAGACGGCTCGGTCTCGTCGTTCGGCAGCGCTGCTGGGCTCGACTTGTGGGCGTCAATAGCGCCCGCATGGAGCCTCCAGTAGGCCTCTGCTGCAGCCGGGCGGGATCCGGTCTTCGGGGCCCTGCACCTGGCTGGGGTAGATGCGCCCGGCATTGCAACGCACATCTGAAGCGGCAGCCAGAACCAAAGCGGCGGCCAGAACCAATTAACACCCCTGTGACACGCCGGAAACCGCCCCCGAATTCGCGCCGGATACCGTGGCCGCATGAACGCATCACTTGCCGCCAGGATCGGCTCCGGAATCGTCGCCTGGATCGAGGCTGCCTACTTCCACCAATGCGTTGACCGGACCCCGGAAGGCGCCCTTGAAACCACCCGCTACGGGTGGCTTCCTGCCCTGAGCGGAGTGACGGTCGCCAGCACCCAGGCGGCCAAATGGCACGAGGAATCGGCCAGGCCGGGCACCTGAGGAAACGAGGTTTGGGCTGCAGAATGTCGCGTTGGGCACACTATTCGTTTATTGCGTGTAATATGCCCTAAACTGCTTCACTGAGGTGCCTGAAATGGCACTATGCAGCAACGAAAGTGAACCCCTCAATGGCTACCGATTACGATGCTCCCCGCAAGACAGAAGAAGAGTCTCCCGCTGAATCGCTCGAGGCCCTTCAGGCGTCGCGCGGTGCGGGTGCCCAGACCGCAGTCATCGACGTCGACGAGAACGACACCGCGGAGGGCATTGACCTCCCGGGTGCCGACCTCTCCGGTGAAGAACTGACCGTTGTGGTTGTCCCGGAGCAGTCCGATGAATTCACCTGTTCATCCTGCTTCCTGGTCCGTCACCGGTCCCAGATTGCCCTGGAAAAGAACGGCCTCAAGTTCTGCAAGGACTGCGAAGGCTAGAATTTCCCAAAACGCCGTAACGCGGAAAGCCCCGTCAGGTTCCCCCCAAAGGCCGGACGGGGCTTTTGCGTGCATTCCGTCGAAAATCACGCTTTGGTGTCGTTATGTTTGGTCACGAACGCAGTCCCGAAGGCCCTCAAAAACCCTTCTGGAGCCGCGAAAAACCAGCCGCCGATTACGCTCCTGTGACCCCGGAACAGGCCTACTAACGGTTGGGCGCCGAAGCGGCCACAAGCCCGCCAGAGGGCCTTGAACGCTCCTACGCTTGAGGTATCCAAGCACTCCAGGAGGTGGCCAAATGAAAAGAATTCACGTGTGGCTGGCAGCGGTATTGATGGCTGCCGGACTCGGACTGGTGGCTCCGGGGCCCGCCTCGGCAACCACGTCATATTGCGGCATTGTGTGGGGTTCCCTGGCGAAGGCCAACCCGACCATGAGCGCCGCCAATGTCACCAATGTCAGGACGGGGCAGCATCTTTGCTACGACCGGATGGTCATTGATCTCCAGGGGAAGGTCCAAGGCTACTCGGTCCAGTACGTCCCCGTGGTGGTCCAGGACGGTTCCGGCTTCCCGATCCCGCTTCTGGGCGGCGCGTTCCTGCAGGTCACCGTGACTGCACCGTCGTACGACCAGAACGGCCAGGTCACCTACAATCCGGCAGCCAAGGCCGAACTGTCCAACGTGAGCGGTTACCAGACCTTCCGCCAGGTGGCCTACGCGGGCAGCTTTGAAGGCTACACCAGCATCGGCCTGGGCGTCCGCGCTCGCCTTCCGTTCCGGGTCTTCACGCTCGACGGCCCCGGCACCGGATCGCGGCTGGTAGTGGATGTCGCCCACCGCTGGTAATTGGGTTCGCCGAATAACTGCCAG contains:
- a CDS encoding DsbA family protein; the encoded protein is MSPANEPRLSKAERTAQARERAREIREAQLKKDKRNKLLIAWGIVVAVVAIIAVVALVVTTSLQQSAPVADEGPTPANGNVHGGVTLLANTEVVKTQSTTVKLADVPSAPATKPATVTAPGAEAEAGKPVKVVAYIDFICPVCKRFETTYGETLTTLRNEGKISVEYRPLGFLDNQSSTNYSSRAANAAACVVNTSPEKYADFFNLLFERQPAEGSAGISDNDLKKLATDAGSASIDSCIDTKQFRPYVKYSTQEAAAIGITGTPTVFIDGKQWAGTTDLAADIQTAIDAKG
- a CDS encoding proline dehydrogenase family protein, encoding MTGTPTRQAAADVLRAWALDENLKKLVMGSPSMASLAAHVAKRYSGGESIEDVLDSARASMARGHAVSIEYAGESVRDAEVANAETDIFLRLIAELAQSGMACTVSADLSHIGAVVDREQGLRNARRIISALEPLGMTFMISAEGSDRTDLVLGIYEELANAHDNVGITIQARLHRTSADLDRVLALPGPIRLVKGAFLEPEDIAYPRGSVELQEAYLEMARTLIESGHRAAIATHDAELLDKLFTAVPAIYHAGHIEFEMLLGLGTETLDRLHSEGFATREYSIFGGEWWLYVLNRIAEQPDRVFDAIVDLGSWRQSPPDDGV
- a CDS encoding DUF4193 domain-containing protein; this encodes MATDYDAPRKTEEESPAESLEALQASRGAGAQTAVIDVDENDTAEGIDLPGADLSGEELTVVVVPEQSDEFTCSSCFLVRHRSQIALEKNGLKFCKDCEG